In Solanum lycopersicum chromosome 3, SLM_r2.1, the genomic stretch TTTCACAGTACTCGGAAATTTGAGGATCTGTAGCTGCAAACAAGGTACTTCGAGAGCCTGCAGCAACCAACTATTTGAGTAATATGCATGGAGATGATTAGATAAATAATTAGACTGCACATGCCGAATAACCAAGCAACTAAGTAAAACAAGAGGCCACTAGAAGTCTAGAAAACTTTCCCCAGGACCAGCATGCACCAAAAAAGAATGCACGCATAGCTCAGTTTTTATCTCTTCTCCCATTTGGTCTTTCTGATGAGATGCACTCCTGCCTTCTCCCTTTTTATACAACTTGTTTGTTTAACTAAAATTAACTTGCATGGTCCTTCAGGTTTCTTTTATATCACTAATATTCCTTTTGGTCAAATTATTCTTAGTTGAGTTGTGTAGTTTTCTTACCTTATCTAAAAGTATATCAGCTCACAATTgcagaaaattataaaatgatattCTTACTTTCTGGAATATAACATACCTTCTTCAGCATTGAATATAAAATAGGGTATTAGACGATAGCCAACTTGCAAAAACTGGGGAAGATCCCTCGCCTGCAATTTTATATGCAAACTTGTTAAAAAGTATCATATAAAGGAATGAAAAGAACAGAAACTGAAAAGAAGAAAGTCATATCCAAGAAATTTAGAACTCTAGCTCTAGTAgggttttttcaaaaaaattcttagGGGCAAAGGTATCCAAAGGAAGTATGAAGGTGAAGTGGTTAGGCAAGATATGGTAAATCTTCAACACACTGAAAACATGACCCTTGCTTGATAGAGGAAGCGGTATAATAAAGATGGAGGCACAAGGGCACCACATGAAGCAACGAAATCATCTTAATTGGCCTATTTTGGCATTTAAGTTGAGCATGCTAAGGCTGATCAGTGAAAGGCCAAGTCTAGTTGGTATCAGAACCTCTTCTAGAGAATCTTTCAAAATGAAACCATGTGAGGCTCTTCAAGACAAACAGATATATGAGCATTAAATAATGGAAGCTAGAAGCTTTTCATATGGAATGGTTTACATGTGTATCCAACCCCACCGTATGCAAGTATCGGGGTTGACTACGACTACCTTTTTAATAACCTCTAGTGTATATCAAAGGATTTAcacaattaatttgaaaaaaggaTCTGTACCAAGTACTGCACCCATATCACTCACGTTTGACATGGGTACATCCAGACAAGGTATCAATAACATTAAAGATGGTAACTAGAGAACAAATAGCAAAGTTATCAAGAACTTACAACATTGGTTAGAACAATTCCAGGAGTATTACATACTACACTTATGCCAGATTCAGCAGGTAGTCTCTTATGAAGGATGCTACTGAACATAATCTGCACTTCCAAACCACAGTGGATTAGTCACTGTACAGCAAAATCAACAAAGCCGGATTTATTTAGAACTACAATGGAAACACATACTAAGAAGAAGGAATAAGAGCTTAGCATCTTAAGTTCAATTTTAACTATCATAAATCATAGATGATTTTATGCTTGAAATGATTACAAATAAGAAGCTATATACAATGCGTTCTATACTTGATCTTTTGCTTTAATGTACCCTGCCTGGTTGTTTACTGCTGATGCAAAGGCTTCCCAATTTATTACTACATTGATGATTAGAAGTGCACaaaaaacttaacaaaaaaagAGTACTTCCtagatgaacttgcacatttgTATTAGCGCAACTTTTGACAAGCAGATGAACATCTCCCTACAGAAATCAATTTTTGGATCAACCTGTAGAATTAAGAGATTACAGTAATAGCTCTTAATGGACATGCAACAAAGTAACGAAGATGTGCCTTTGGATGTTTGGATcccaaattaccaaaaaataatgtCTTCTAGATGATCTTGACCAGACTCAAGAGCGAACCCACTTTTAAGCACTTTATGCCTAATGGATGTAATAACAGTTGGAGTGATGATGGACAATTAATCTCCACTAGTATTTCCATCAGCATAAATTGAAAGTAAATAGGAAAGCTTCTGAAGGATAACAGAAACTATTGGCTTTAGCGAAGCGGAAACAAAAGAATTGTTCAATAGGGAAGGGGCATATCATATGGAAAAACTCAGGTACCTAAGTTTTATCTACTAGGCAGAATACAACCTTCCTAAAtcgtgaatatatatatatatatatacacacacacacacaattaGGCAGCCACTTGTGTTAAGGTGTGCTGTGGAGTCAAACAGGTTGTAGCATCTCAATTAATGCTAACACGACAAGCAAAAGACCATTAGCAAGTAATAGCTGATAACCTTTTAGAAAATACCTGAGCAAGCTTGCTGCCTCCATATCCCACTACACTGGTGTACTTTCTCTTTCCGGATACAACATTCATATCTTCTGGATCGACAAACCCGACATAGTGCATCTACACAGATGAAATAAACTATATTCCTGTCAGTAGCCGTAACATAAGCCATAAACTGAAGTGGAGGCAATCACTTAAATTACAagataaattaatttcaaagcAACTACATCCACCCCTCCTCAAACTTTGAGACTTGGCTTCGTTGGAGAATAGCCTCAATAACTACTGATCCGTTCTTTTAATTCACTTTCAACCCCAAATTTGGCATAATTATATAGGATTCATTAGCTACTGCATTTGCTTCATCTTTTTTCATATCCAATGTAATGATTTAGGTCATAAAACCAATAAGCAAGTAACCTAGACCATAAAATGAACCAACATGTTCAAGTGAAAGCAAGACTAAGACAAAGCCAGACCAAAGAGTTACCAAcaatcaatattttaaattcgaactaataaaataaagaaaggcAAGTTCCGACAGGCATACTAAGCAAAGAGAATCAAGAATGTAAATATGGTTACATCATCTTTCAGGCATAGCATTATAGTCAAATTGAATGAGTAAATTCGACAGTTCTTAAAACTTGAAGTCAAAATTACTCTTTATCCACCACCTCGTTCCATTATGCGGCAAAGTCCAGCAAGTCCTAATAGTATGTATCTTTAATTTCCTTATATATTATTAACACATAATATTCAAGAGCAATGATCTAGGACAGACAACTTCAATATCCCAAGCGGTAAAATATCTTTTCTGCTCAGACCATTCATGAGGAAGGCAAAGGCTGAAAGAATGAAGTCTATGCTAAACCACCTCCATGTTGCTGTATATCATTGCTTTGGAAAAGCCTGTTGTTTAAGCTATTTCAAATTAATGCATACTAGATAAAATGTTTTCACCAATGTTGAAACTTCAGTTTGCAACTCATTTTAAAGTATCCATATCATGGAAAAACAAGATCATTCAAAGCAGTAACTGAGTGCCGAAAGTGAGGAGACAAACAATTGAGTGTATAACATATCCATCTATAGCGGGGGCATATTGCTAACACTTACTGTAGAATTCACATTAACTATTCGGCTTGGGGAACCTCTAATAAGTGATGGTAAAAGCAATATGGAAAGCATAGCCGGAGCTAGATGATTCACTTGCATGTGTTCCTCATACCCATCTTTTGAAAACTTCTGTGGTTCTGTAGAAAACAACACAATTCATTAGCCTAAGTTAGAACGGCAGAAGCAAAGTCTCACAAGTCTCCAAATATCAATCATTCAGTTTCCAGCTAAAGGAGAAAACAGGTAAAACGCTGCACCAATATTTCTATTGCAGACACAATGTATTGTCCCTGTTAAAACCGCTTAATGCACCCCCACTAGCCACGCATTAGTGCATTAGCAAAGGAAAACTCTAATgcaagccaaagccaaagcgtGAAGTCAGGCTAAGGCAATTGGATCAATACAGGTGACCAGCATACAATTTTCTGGTTACCTATTATCATGATTGGGAGTTCTGGTACACACATGAATGTGAACATGATAAATGTagttcttaaaagaaaaaatttctaGGAACATATAGTTTCCAATCCGAAGGTGCATATTGAAATATTCAATCATAAACCTAAAGTTGCTACAAATCTACAATAACCAATTCCAATAATACACAACACTAAGCTGTGTTTTGACCAAGACATGTAGACAAACCGTTGCAACTCATCCTAGGATAGTAGAacattttacattaatttacacTATAAATCATGCTTGAGATGAACTCACAAGACATAAGCATGACGAGGTGATCATCCAGTAATAGACCCAAATGCTGCTCTACAAGCTCTTCTACTTCAGAATCAGACATGAGACATCCTTCATTTTACCCATATCAAGCAAGTAACTAATTGAATAGAATTTAACCTTCTGAATCTTTCTATAACATTCCATCCAAAGACAAGAGAGCCGAAAAGAGATACGTTGCTGATGTTCTTTCTTTTGATCAaggtataaattttataaacaaaGGGCATTAAACACCTCCTAATAGAAGAAGTATACCAAAAAGTAGAAATCTTATAAACTTCGCTGAAGTTCTTATTTGACATTAATCATAAatcatcttttcatatttacCAGGTAGCCCTAGTGAACTTCACAACTTACGACCAGTCTGAAGCTGGAAATGGACCATTTAAGATTCAATATTATCTCAAGTCTCAACTATTGAAAAAATCTTAAGACTAACCatgtagaaaaagaaaatcactgATGTGTTTGGTGTTGCATGAATCTGACATATACACTAACtcttttattaatgatttgacaTATACACAAACTTGACAAATATAAAGATTTGAGGCCTTGATTTTCAGAGGCTTAGTTACATGGAAACAGTTATTTGTATAAAGCTCCACATATAACTAACTTCAAAGCTAAGGAAACAAACAGAAGACTTGACCACATGATGAAAATGCTGAAACATGAAAACACGCTATGACACTTGACAGATTAGAATTGGATATCAAGTTAGAAAGGGCaagcttttattttttatcttttaagtaAGAAAGGCTTCATGATGGAGCTGAAACCTAATAGTTGTCTCAATGTGTCACAGCTCAAGTATCACACAAGAAGAGTGCACATTTTGGTTGCTGCCAGTTAATAAGAAGAAACTAATACTGCAGTAACCTCCAATTGAAAATATGCCGGCATTATTGATGAGAACATGTACTGGTGCCATGCGGGCATTCCATGCTTCTGCGAATCGTGCAACAGAATCCAAAGAGAGAAGATCAAGCTCCATGACCTTGCAACAAATGTAGATTATATTCAATTAGGACAATATTTTCCTGACATTGAACAAGAATCATTAATACCAACTTAAAAATTCTTGAGACTTAAACATTTGTAATAAAATAGCATACAGCTGTACTACTTCCTAGACATACTTGATACTACTTTGAGATGAAAGATAATATACCTCAATGTTGAGTGGAAGGCCCTTGCCAGACCATTCTTCCTGCCATTTCCGTATTAACTCCTGTGCGCGATTGGTGCTTCTGACAGCCATAACAACATGTGCCCCTGCTTCTGCCAACTGCCTGTCTAATGCAAAAGCAGAATTTTTGTACATTAGAGAAAATGGACTAGAAAACTTCTTCCAAATCGTTGTATCTGAAAGATGAGTAAGAAGAGAATTACCGATTCAACAGAATAATGAAGATAACAATATAAAGAAAGGGTGTGAAAATCATATGGTGTAACATTCTTTATCGCAGAAGAAAAACGCATCAGACCCTGATTAATGGATATCCTTAGGATAATCATGTTAGGGAACACATACTGTAGGATCAGGGATGTAGATTGGATGGGAAATTACTCGCAGTCAGATATGAAACAAAGATCTACTCCTTTTTCGCTTTGAGttatcaaatatgaaaaaaagacTACTcgcaaaataaatagaaaattgaaTGTGTCTTAGTAAAGCTAGACCACTAATTAGATGGATCAACTTTCAGTACTTTTGAGCTCAACGGCTATCAGCCACCAAATAAGGATTAGAGAAAGCAAAAAAGGAAACACCGATAAGGGAAGAAGATAAATTCTGATTCAATTTCTTTGTTTCAGGAGCACAAAAGTTATTCATATTTCCTCCTTTTACCTTAAATAGGTATTAGTATATGCTTGGATTCCGTTCTTTCATTAGCAGTTGGCAAGTTCAAAGttattctatttatttgttAGTTATAGATAATTGGCTAAAAGCATTTCACAGCTTTCTCACAGCAATAGTAATAAAAGGTTAAACTGTTTACATGTTCCAGATTGTTTTCCAACGggaattaaggcaagaataatTGTTTCATCAGGCACATAAATAGAGCAAGTTATTTCATCCAAAAGTTTAAATGTGATATCCCAAAAGGACATCTTTCTCAATAAGGAAATATCCAAACTTGACAGAAAATAGCATGTTACTAACGAAACATTAAATAACAAATTGTTATCTCTTTCATAGAGCAATCTCATAAGCCATCTTGCACTCTTGAGTGGCCCTGAAGTCGGGATTCTGTTTCACATTTTTCATCCTCTTGAACTACTAAAGGCACCAGAACACTTCCCACGTGATTTGATATGTAGCTGATATCGAGTGTGTGGTGCCATTTACCATGAGATACCAAACTTCAAATAAGAAGGCATTACAGGAGATACTAATACTAGACAACTGTGAAGACATTGTTTCCCAAGCTCTACACCATTTAATGGTGTACTTTTCTGTGAGTTACAGTCGAcgttaaaattgaatcaaattcaCTATCATATCTCTTAGAGAAACCAAATTAGAGGAGGACAAAGATTGCTAGCATTATTGGGAATTAGAAGGAACACTAAACGCTCGGGATGATACATATGACGAGAATATTCTTGGCATTCCAAGCAAACAACTACCTTTTCTCCATTCCTGTGACCAGATGGTGGAGTGCCTAAAGTAACCTACTAACTCCGAATTGACCTCAATGCCAAGATTTTAAAGATACCAAATTACCCTCCCTTTTCAAATCTGTTCCCCTTCTGTGGTAATCCAAAATGGCTAATTGAAGCCCACCAGGAAAGGTATTATACTACAGAGTTTCTTAAACTGGAAAGCAAACCTAAAACAAAATAGATAACCAGTTCTATCTCCTGTACATGCACAACTGCAGATGATTGAAAGTCCAGTTTAGAAAGTTTCATCTAGGACAGCCATTGCAAACAAGTATTACGAATTAGTAATGTATCCCAGTATaaagttctgtctgcaaggagAACAACTGCAAGTTTCATACTGAAGTGCACAGTGCAGCTTCAAATAGCCAGTAACTTCCTGAGCAACATATCCTATTAAATTGAGACTTCAATGAGAAAAAGGAACAAACAGCACAAAATTCATTTCTCCATCTTCTTTTGTTGACGAATCACAaaacaaagaataaaaataggaaaCAAAAATGTAGATGAGACTTCAAAACAAAGCATTATCACACTTTAAATTAGTTTAAGCTCTTACAACGCGGACTCTATAAGCTATTTCTCCACTAGTTCACTATAATCAATAAGCAAATCCGTCTTCCTTCGTAAATTACTCGAATTAGCAGCAGAATCTCAAATTTTCTTCAAGCAAAGAGCAATAATCATAAAGTAAAGCATACCGAGCGATTTCCCGGCCGATACCGCTGGTAGAACCAGTAACGATGCAAGTAACGTCGTTAATTGGAGGAAGAGGCATAGGATTCTGCAAATGACTAGCTAATATCCTTTGAAAAAGCATCTCGTAAACCAAATAGAACCATCCTCGTAACCATTCCATCCATCCTAATGTTTTTTTCTTCGCCGTCTTCAAAGGCTGTTTAGCTTCACTAGAAGAtgtattcttcttcttctccgcCTCCTCGTTCGCCATCTCCTTTCTCGTTGATTCTTAGCTAAACAGATTCTCTCCCTCGCACCTCACTCACTTTGCTCCGCAACTGTCGTGAGTTATGTTTGCCTTTCCTTTTtctattctttatttatttggagtatttattatatacggagttttttgtcattttctttcaCTCTCACGGGACCGTATAGATCCGTTCCAAccattctttatttttgtggCGTCACCATATGTGTGAATTGTCATGAGATTTGAAATTGTTTAGCACACCAcctctttattttaaaagaaatcctCTTTTCTCATAAAACAAATCTTTTGAGCCTTATGTTTATAAAACAACACTCTTTTATTAGGTTGCTCTTGCTTTACTTGGATTGGTTATAAATGACTAAGATTATccctatttatatttatttaagaatgcTTTTAAACATTACAAGATCTAGActcttttatcatttattacaAATATCTCTTTAGAATATTCACAACTCTGGACTATCTAGATTTTTCCTAACTACGAATGTCtatttttctataatatttagatttttcttaaatacaacaaataataaagatatCTCTAGAAAATTCTACTAAATATCTATGATATCTTTTTATACTTTCAACAAaatcaactttaatatttgacgatgataacaataaaagtCACACTAACCCACATAGATGAATCGATTAGGCTGCTGTATCATATGACAACGAAATTATGGACAGAGGTATGGAGAAATTGGACATAAAGTCAAAATCATCGTTGGCCAAGGACTTAGGAGCTTTGTAGTTTATACTCCCATCTCCACGTTTTGGGTATGTCTCCATCTCACTAGAGTATGATTTCGGCTACTTGTGCGCTTTATTTCGGTATTAAATTCTAACACGTTCGACAGTTAATGAGGAgtttagtttttcaaaaataaaattaataaaataaataattgctTCCTACTtaaaataatgtacaaattCTCTAATTATTAATATCTGTATAATTTTAACCAGTTTCTAAATAACACctaaaattgtattaaattcagcaaaaaaaattggcagGAAGGGGATTAAGGGCTGAGATGGTGCGGGGCAGATTGAACTTACCCTGCAAAATTATTAATCCACCCAACAAAATGACTATCATTTTCAATACATCCTGCATaatcttttaatattttcttttttctagttaaatttaatactaaaaataaaatttattttccatTAAATTGTgttaatttaacaaataatgaaataaatttactttttaaaggTCAATCGAAAATCACCTAAAaagttgaataattttttattgaccAATTTTGATTTACTatgttgaatattttaatagtttttaaagaaattacCTCAGCAAAAAGTAATCTATTACTCTTATATaacatgtaaaaaattaaatttgaaaccaTACCCACAACTTACACCACCCTGCattagttttttagaaaaacacaCTACAACAAGCTCTGCATCCCTCCCACCCCGCACAATTGGGGGGGAGGGGGACTCTATTCACCCGACTACCACTGCCAGGGTCTTCCCCAGATCTGCCAAAAGTAATTAATTGTCACATGCAAGAAATGACATAAACATCAGTTGCACAATTAGTAGTTAAGAGATGAGAGTGGGGGGCGCTAACAGTCACGGTAGGTAGCTGACAAGCATGGTTCTAATAGTTATACTTCAccaacaaaaactaaaaaaaatatacacttCTTTTGGCGCAAATAATCAAGCCATCAACTGACAAGGAACGGAGAGGAGCTCGGATCTTAGTGTCATGAATAGACGTTCATACAACAATCAAAGCATTTGGTTCAATGAAACCATGTCAAATATTTTACCTACATCAACATACACAGTAAATGAAAGTCAGGGCCATGCAATTCTGTCATTCATGAGGCCACATGGTTTCAATTTGCGTCTGGTGAACACGTAGAAGATGCCACCAACTTTCGTACTCCAACAGACAAGAAATTATTTCCCCCtacatggaaaaaaaaaacatgagaCAAGTAAAACAGCTGTGACATCTCCTCCTTATCACCCCAGGTGGAGGTGAGGAAGagttggaaagaaaaaaaataataacaagatTAAAACAGATAGATATAATCgttatatttgtttattaacTGCGATTGTTAAGTGCATCAGAAAAATAGAATGACAATGACATACGTGTTCATCATCAGAGTAATATTATCGCCTTTCAGAAGAATCCGCCCTGCATAAAACCACAGAGAGGATGAAAGTTAGTTCCTCTGGTAAATATGGAAGAGGGTAAGGATAGAGTCGAGGCAATGGTCACCAACCCAACTGCTTGCTGGTTTTCTTCTTCACATTAACTTCCTCAGCATCATCCAGAACTAAATTCATGTACTCATCAAAACCCTAAACAACACAAACAGAATACCTATTAGTCAACAAATACTAGACAAATCACTGTTAAATTGTGTAGAGCAGTAGCATAGAAGGATATAGATACAGGATGCAAATGAGTTAGGTACCTAGCTTTGCTGACTTTTCTAGCCAAAAGGTTACCATGCAGGTGATGCAAGAAGCAAAACGAACATtcaattcttttaatttatcccAAAGGAAAAAAGATGTAAACGCAGTAATTCAAGTGCATCCATTTGAACTCATTTATGAGTGTCAATTATTTGCAAACAACATTCGCCAAAAACTACTTCACACAATGACCaggaacataaaaaaaaactgcTTCTTAAGAATTGAGCAATAGAGATACATGACACCAAAATATGCTTACTAGTTAATTCAAAAAACTTTTTCATGCATATAATGGGCAACAACTAATGATCCAGCTAATTCCCGGAGTCTAAACATACCTAATCCCTGGTTGAGAAGCAAGAAACAATTTATAAACCAGATCATTCTCTCGCATCAGAACCAGATTAAGAAATGCCAATAatagattttttcttctta encodes the following:
- the FEY gene encoding retinol dehydrogenase 12, whose amino-acid sequence is MANEEAEKKKNTSSSEAKQPLKTAKKKTLGWMEWLRGWFYLVYEMLFQRILASHLQNPMPLPPINDVTCIVTGSTSGIGREIARQLAEAGAHVVMAVRSTNRAQELIRKWQEEWSGKGLPLNIEVMELDLLSLDSVARFAEAWNARMAPVHVLINNAGIFSIGEPQKFSKDGYEEHMQVNHLAPAMLSILLLPSLIRGSPSRIVNVNSTMHYVGFVDPEDMNVVSGKRKYTSVVGYGGSKLAQIMFSSILHKRLPAESGISVVCNTPGIVLTNVARDLPQFLQVGYRLIPYFIFNAEEGSRSTLFAATDPQISEYCEMLKADDWPVCAYISHDCRPTNASEEAHNIETSYKVWEKTLELVGLPSDAVERLIEGEEIKCRYGNSQE
- the LOC101258239 gene encoding uncharacterized protein codes for the protein MASTKVQRIMTQPINLIFRFLQSKARIQIWLFEQKDLRIEGRIIGFDEYMNLVLDDAEEVNVKKKTSKQLGRILLKGDNITLMMNTGK